The nucleotide sequence CCCGTGGGAAAAACCGCCCCGGCCTTCACTGCCCCCATCGAGATCCCGCGCCAGGGCGATAAGCGCACCATCGAGGTCAAGGAGTCGGACGACAAGAGCTCCTTCATAATCGTGATCAACAATTCCAGGAACTTTTTCACCCTTCCGGAGATGCGCATACTGGTGAATATCTGCCATGCTGCCGCCGATTCGCACGACGGTTCGGCGCACCTGTACCAGTGGCTTACCGCGAAACGCAAGGACGTTCTCATCGACACGGACATAAAGGGTCCGTCGGACCAGGCACTCGCGACGATATACGAATACCTGATCGCCACATACGCGGTAAAAGAATAAATCCATAGTAATGGCGGCGCGCGCCGCCAGAGAGGCCGACCATGAAGGAACGACTCGCCGCGGGCATGCAGGCCCCGGACTTCCGCTTCGACTCACCCTGGGAGCAATCGCTCGATTTTCACAAGGCAATAGACGGCACGGGCGCGGTGCTCTATTTCCTGCGCTATATGGGCTGTCCCATCTGCCAGTACAAGATTTCCGAGATCATGCGCGACTGGGACAAGCTGCGCGCCTCGGGCAAAAAGGTGTTCATCGTGCTGCAGAGCGAGCCCGCCATCGTGAAGGAGCATATCGGCAGCGAGGAGATTTCCTTCGCGATCATTTGCGATCCCAGAGAGGAAGCCTTTAGACTTTATGGGGTGGCGCCCGGCAACATCCTTCACTATATCGCCCCCTCGGTGATCATCAAGGCCGTCAAGGCCGCGCGCAAGGGTTTTTCGCACGGCAAGAAAGAAGGAAAGGAGATGCAGCGTCCCGCCGTGTTCATCATCGACGGAAAGAAAAAGATAACCTACGCGTATTACGGGAAAAATATCGGCGACCTTCCTGAAAACGAGGAAATACTTAAAAGACTTAAATTGAAATAATCCCGCGCTGAAACATCGCGGGCGTTCGCGCTACGCGCGGTTTCACGGGCGATCTTCATTGGACGCCCGACTACTTGCGGAAAGGGAGGCAGGGGCATGAGCACTAAGCTATCATTCACGTCCGATGTGATCATAGTCGGATCGGGACCGGGCGGCGCCACCGTCGCGCGGGAACTGTCCAAGGCCGGGAAGAAGGTGTCGATCTTCGAGCGCGGCCATGATCATCGCGGTCGATTCTATTACGGCACCTATCCCGGGGCGATCGTCTACTCGGACAGGATGAGCTTCCTTTTCACCGAGGAGGGGCTCAATATCATCAGCCCCATAATGGTAGGGGGGGCGACCTCGATGTACTGCGGATGCTCCGCCCCGCCCCCGCCCTGGTTCAAGAAAAAATACCGGATCGATATCGACAAAGAGGTCAGGGAGACCGAGAAGGAGCTTGGAATCGCGCCCCTGCCCGCGGAGCTGCGCGGAAAGGCCTCGACCCGCATCGCCGAGGCGGCGGGTGCGCTCGGGTACAACTGGTTTCCCCAGCCCAAGTTCATGTCCCCGGCGCGCGCGAAGAAATTCAACTGCACCGCCGCGTGCATGCTGGGTTGCACGTGCAACGCGAAATGGAACGCGGGCGAATGGATCGACGAAGCATTGGGAACAGGTGCCCAGCTCTATACCGGCGCAAAGATAAGCAAAGTCATAAAAGACGGGACCCATGTCAAGGGGATCGAAGGCACCCTTGGCGGAAAAAGCTTCACGGCCACGGCACCCGTCGTGATTCTGGCCGCAGGCGGTATCGGAACCCCAAGGATTCTCCAGGCCTCGGGCCTCGCGAAAGCCGGCGAAGGAATGGCGATGGACGTCACGGTCATGGTGTACGGCACGACGAAAGAAAAAGGGATCGGCAAGGAGCCCCCCATGACATGGTCCTGGGAAAACGACGAGGACGGCTACATGCTCTCCACGCTTATCGACCCATGGCTTCTCTATCCCCTTGGCGCGATGCGCGTCGGAATTAAACAGGCCCTCATGTGGCCCAAATGGGGAAACATCCTGGGCGTTATGATAAAGCTCAAGGACGATATCTCCGGGGGTGTCTATCCCGGCGGCAGGATCAGCAAGCCGCTCACGCCGAAAGATACCGTGCGCCTCGCCCATGCCCGCGCCACGTGCGAGAGAATCCTCATCGAGGCCGGCGCCTCTCCCTCCTCCATTTTCATGCGCCCGCTCATGGGAACGCACCCGAGCGGGACAGTGCGGATAGGCACCATGCTCGACACGAATCTGAAGACGGAGATCGACGGCCTCTACGTATGCGACGCGAGCACCTTTCCCGAATCGCTCGACAGGCCTACGGTGCTCACGATCATTGGGCTCAGCAAGCGGCTGGCCGGGCATCTGCTGAAGAAGAAATAATAGGGCGGGGTAATCATATGAAGATACTCGTGACTGGCGCGACGGGATTTATCGGCTCCGCGGTAACGCGGGCGCTCGTGCAAAACAAAAAGTCGGTACGCTGCCTGGTGAGAAAGGGCAGCGACATCTCGAACCTGGAAGGCCTCAAGGTCGAATATGCCTATGGCGACGTGACCGACCTGGATTCGGTGCGCCGGGCGGTCAAGGGATGCGACCAGGTGATCCACCTCGCGGCCATTTACGCGATCTGGCTGAAAGATCCCAACCTCATGTACCGCGTGAACGTGAACGGCACCCAGAAGGTGCTCACGGCGTGCCGCGATGCGAAGGTAAAGAAGATCGTGTATGTGAGCTCTACCGCGGCGCTGGGCGCCCACGGCAAAACGCCTGCGAACGAAAGCGCCGTCTACAACATGGAATCCGCGGGCGACGATTATTTTAAATCGAAATTCCAGGCGGAGCAGCTGGTGCTCGATTTCGCCGCGAAGGGGCTGCCGGTGACGATCGTGAATCCCACCGTACCCATTGGCGCGCGCGACATCAAGCCCACCCCTTCCGGGGCGCTCATCATCAACGTCATGAAGGGCCTGCTGCCCGGCTATATCGACGGCGGGCTGAACCTGATCGACGTGGAGGATTGCGCCGCGGGGATCGTGAAGGCGCTCGAGCGCGGTAAGCGCGGCGAGAAATACGTGCTGGGAAACCGCAACGTGAGCATGAAGGAATTCTTCGACCTCATTGTCAAGGTCGCGGGCACGGGGAAGGCCCCGGCGATACGGTTTCCCGTGTTTATGGCCGTCCAGTCCGGGTACGCCTACGAGCTTCTCGCGCGCATCACGGGAAAGGAACCGCTTAATACCGCAGCATGGGTCAGGGTGGGGAGCCATTATTCCTGGTGGGATACTACCAGGGCCCAAAAGGAGCTTGGTCTTCCGCAAACCCCCGTGGAAAAGAGCATCGCGAACGCGATCGCCTGGTTCAGGGAGAAGGAATATATCTGACACATCTCCAGTCTCCGCGGACCGGCAGCCTTAATCGAGATCGGGAAGACAATGGCGGACCTCCGGGTATTCACCTGGATCGTGCGTAGATATGCACGCGCGTGGCATAAAAGCCCGGGGCATGAAACCGGCCGGGCAGAAAATTGTGGGGACTGGACGGAACAATGAAAGAGAATACCATAGTGACACCGCGCTGCGAGCCTCCGCACCTGCTTTTTCACCGCTATCCCGCACTCATAAAGACCGTACCCCACATCAACCTGGGAACGTATCCCACGCCCGTCGAACGCCTTGAGCACCTGGGCCATGACAGCCTGTGGATCAAGCGGGAGGACCTCTCGTCCCCGCTGTACGGCGGAAACAAGGTGCGCAAGCTCGAGTATACCCTCGC is from Spirochaetota bacterium and encodes:
- a CDS encoding redoxin domain-containing protein, with protein sequence MKERLAAGMQAPDFRFDSPWEQSLDFHKAIDGTGAVLYFLRYMGCPICQYKISEIMRDWDKLRASGKKVFIVLQSEPAIVKEHIGSEEISFAIICDPREEAFRLYGVAPGNILHYIAPSVIIKAVKAARKGFSHGKKEGKEMQRPAVFIIDGKKKITYAYYGKNIGDLPENEEILKRLKLK
- a CDS encoding GMC family oxidoreductase yields the protein MSTKLSFTSDVIIVGSGPGGATVARELSKAGKKVSIFERGHDHRGRFYYGTYPGAIVYSDRMSFLFTEEGLNIISPIMVGGATSMYCGCSAPPPPWFKKKYRIDIDKEVRETEKELGIAPLPAELRGKASTRIAEAAGALGYNWFPQPKFMSPARAKKFNCTAACMLGCTCNAKWNAGEWIDEALGTGAQLYTGAKISKVIKDGTHVKGIEGTLGGKSFTATAPVVILAAGGIGTPRILQASGLAKAGEGMAMDVTVMVYGTTKEKGIGKEPPMTWSWENDEDGYMLSTLIDPWLLYPLGAMRVGIKQALMWPKWGNILGVMIKLKDDISGGVYPGGRISKPLTPKDTVRLAHARATCERILIEAGASPSSIFMRPLMGTHPSGTVRIGTMLDTNLKTEIDGLYVCDASTFPESLDRPTVLTIIGLSKRLAGHLLKKK
- a CDS encoding NAD-dependent epimerase/dehydratase family protein; the protein is MRREHLSRIARQAYGAHDHWAQQAAGRASAEEEIIGRGNHMKILVTGATGFIGSAVTRALVQNKKSVRCLVRKGSDISNLEGLKVEYAYGDVTDLDSVRRAVKGCDQVIHLAAIYAIWLKDPNLMYRVNVNGTQKVLTACRDAKVKKIVYVSSTAALGAHGKTPANESAVYNMESAGDDYFKSKFQAEQLVLDFAAKGLPVTIVNPTVPIGARDIKPTPSGALIINVMKGLLPGYIDGGLNLIDVEDCAAGIVKALERGKRGEKYVLGNRNVSMKEFFDLIVKVAGTGKAPAIRFPVFMAVQSGYAYELLARITGKEPLNTAAWVRVGSHYSWWDTTRAQKELGLPQTPVEKSIANAIAWFREKEYI